Proteins from a genomic interval of Phyllopteryx taeniolatus isolate TA_2022b chromosome 3, UOR_Ptae_1.2, whole genome shotgun sequence:
- the LOC133475215 gene encoding fatty acid-binding protein, liver-type-like, which yields MSFSGKYQLESQENFEPFMKAIGLPDELIQKGKDVKSVSEIEESSNDFKVTVTTGSKVLVNSFTIGQEAELETITGEKVKAVVQRESNTLKVSLKGIESVTRLEGDTIVNTMTLGDIVYKRTSKRI from the exons ATGTCCTTTTCTGGAAAGTACCAGCTGGAGTCTCAGGAGAACTTTGAGCCTTTCATGAAGGCCATTG GTCTTCCTGATGAGCTCATCCAGAAAGGCAAAGATGTCAAGAGTGTCTCCGAGATCGAGGAGAGCAGCAACGACTTTAAGGTGACTGTCACGACCGGCTCCAAGGTCCTCGTCAACTCTTTTACCATCGGACAGGAGGCAGAGCTGGAGACCATCACTGGAGAGAAGGTCAAG gCGGTGGTTCAGCGTGAAAGCAACACGCTGAAGGTTTCCCTTAAGGGAATCGAGTCAGTCACGCGGCTGGAAGGtgacacaattgtcaat ACGATGACACTTGGTGACATTGTGTACAAGAGGACAAGCAAACGCATTTAA